One window of Trichoderma breve strain T069 chromosome 3, whole genome shotgun sequence genomic DNA carries:
- a CDS encoding flavin-binding monooxygenase-like domain-containing protein, giving the protein MGSKSTYQVSDQWLGKPRPVRVVVIGAGIGGIAAVKLFRERFKDRPATLVIYEKNHDVGGTWLENRYPGCSCDIPAHGYTYSWEGNPSWSKPYVGAEELFDYFKSRAQAYGVFDHVHLNHRVIEARWNGLKGQWSLQIEDVTNSTIISDECDVLINAGGFLNKWKWPNIDGIDTYKGFLVHSAAWNPDYSFEGKTVGIIGSGSSAIQIVPNIQKQVKTMVSFNRSPTWITPEFAAEFAPEGRASLFTEEQKAQWARSPNEFLKFRKEIENSGNKFFSLQFKNSALQEELFETSRAVMEKRLGGKKELASMMIPSFAVGCRRMTPGFGYLEALASDNATVRSDPISRITPSGIKMADGTQFALDAIICATGFDNSYRPAFPVIGENGKDLREEWRDEPRSYLSVAVAGFPNYIMATGPNFPLANGSLIACLEQTLRYAFNVVEKIQTQGVKCLSPTPEAVAEFQEHKDAMMEELVWTSSCRSWYKNGTINGKVWGPYCGSVPHFIELLSQPRWEDFKIQYESQNRFQYLGMGKTFREVTGGDLSWYVTEPGANQDNQAGG; this is encoded by the exons ATGGGCTCCAAATCAACCTACCAAGTCTCTGATCAATGGCTTGGAAAACCAAGACCTGTTCGTGTCGTTGTCATCGGCGCCGGTATCGGCGGTATTGCAGCTGTGAAGCTGTTTCGCGAACGGTTTAAGGACCGGCCGGCAACCCTCGTCATTTATGAAAAGAATCATGACGTCGGTGGTACTTGGCTAGAAAATCGTTACCCAGG CTGCTCATGTGATATTCCGGCTCACGGGTATACATATTCGTGGGAAGGAAATCCCTCTTGGTCAAAGCCTTACGTtggagctgaagagctcTTTGATTACTTTAAAAGCCGGGCTCAGGCGTATGGAGTTTTTGACCATGTTCACCTAAATCACCGTGTCATTGAGGCAAGGTGGAACGGCCTCAAGGGACAGTGGTCACTCCAAATTGAAGATGTTACAAATTCAACAATTATTAGCGATGAGTGCGACGTGCTGATTAATGCTGGGGGGTTTCTCAA TAAATGGAAGTGGCCAAATATCGACGGCATCGACACCTACAAAGGCTTCTTAGTCCATTCTGCCGCCTGGAATCCCGATTATTCCTTCGAAGGAAAGACAGTCGGCATCATTGGCTCTGGTTCCTCAGCCATCCAGATTGTCCCGAACATTCAAAAGC AAGTCAAGACGATGGTCTCTTTTAATCGATCACCGACATGGATAACTCCAGAATTCGCGGCAGAATTTGCTCCCGAGGGTCGAGCTTCCCTATTCACGGAAGAACAAAAGGCGCAGTGGGCTAGAAGCCCGAACGAATTTCTGAAATTTCGTAAAGAGATTGAAAATTCGGGCAATAAATTCTTCAGTCTCCAATTTAAAAACTCTGCGCTACAAGAAGAGCTATTTGAGACTTCACGTGCAGTAATGGAAAAGAGGCTAGGAGGTAAAAAGGAACTAGCATCAATGATGATTCCCTCTTTCGCGGTAGGGTGTAGAAG GATGACACCCGGTTTTGGATACCTAGAGGCTCTTGCTTCTGATAATGCCACTGTCAGAAGCGATCCAATCTCTCGCATTACACCCAGTGGTATAAAGATGGCTGACGGCACTCAATTTGCCCTGGATGCTATCATCTGCGCTACGGGATTTGACAACTCTTATCGCCCAGCATTTCCAGTCATCGGAGAAAATGGAAAGGATCTTCGTGAAGAATGGAGAGATGAACCGCGCTCATACTTGTCCGTGGCTGTAGCAGGCTTTCCGAACTACATCA TGGCTACGGGGCCTAATTTCCCTCTTGCAAATGGATCTCTCATCGCTTGTTTAGAACAGACTCTGCGATATGCTTTCAATGTTGTTGAGAAGATCCAGACTCAGGGAGTCAAATGCTTGTCACCGACCCCCGAAGCAGTAGCAGAATTTCAGGAGCATAAGGATGCCATGATGGAAGAACTCGTATGGACCTCATCTTGTCGCTCTTG GTATAAGAACGGTACCATTAATGGTAAGGTCTGGGGCCCGTACTGCGGATCAGTCCCTCATTTCATAGAGCTTTTGAGTCAGCCACGTTGGGAGGATTTCAAAATACAGTATGAAAGTCAGAACAGGTTCCAGTATCTTGGTATGGGAAAGACGTTTCGGGAGGTTACGGGGGGAGATTTGTCATGGTATGTTACGGAGCCTGGAGCGAATCAGGATAACCAAGCAGGCGGTTGA
- a CDS encoding fungal specific transcription factor domain-containing protein: protein MESQKNICSICSSSFTRAAHLQRHQRSHSSDDSFQCSYCLLKFTRRDSLRKHWRSCLLRKVVGQPIPSPELRGRKRRACDQCSASKRACNLESPCGTCALKGCSCSYHRMSSQWTATPKSAAFSWIDEAVSLGAIRALVEGEEDATAPMRPGTISTPPSLPMSAFSTPAIHLDGPSAQQTARWIYMQVFQSEEFEFLMNFISCDGLNQSFNFLTTPEKGSDDWNLNDILSFHDLLGADYDVGSDSGGVPEKPSQINKAVEWLFDPLLTQTKAICKKLLHSSDTDACLPKGVAQSLGEQCIEFFNPQSLRRLLDIYWKRWHSNCPIIHPSTFEASQAPAELIMVMALIGAFVSVDRQDAENARRWLDSTERLIFMLPWLSQEDDVSRNEFALTHDTKLRLLQAAILISVLQTWEGTDSARKRIMKLRYPYVAQASQDLMPSSVVVSMGVDLATTLHQWSDFIIEEQIIRTKSFIFLLDTAFTIFHKTPPRVAIPDLDFPFPYPDVCFHSQNGNEFFNSVQQLDARYLSSRDVHIYGTIQNLCHTNSTTNLSLPVITDLGGFILISAIHSIIFCQQMSCVSSPNTTVSLLHSLEKWLALWDRRFNNTQAGLPIQPLAYEDNQTVRTGFVRHSREYYALALAKLEMIDRFHSGSVSQLSDSQGNVKDIISHVKSAWPSQVGSAAAQVIK, encoded by the exons ATGGAAAGCCAAAAAAATATCTGTAGTATCTGCTCCTCTTCATTTACGCGCGCGGCGCATTTGCAGAGGCATCAACGCTCCC ACAGCAGTGATGATTCATTTCAATGCTCATATTGTCTGTTGAAGTTCACACGCAG GGATTCCTTGCGAAAACACTGGAGATCATGTTTACTCCGGAAGGTTGTAGGACAGCCCATCCCCAGTCCTGAACTGCGTGGGAGGAAACGACGGGCCTGCGATCAGTGCTCTGCGAGTAAGCGAGCCTGTAATCTTGAGTCACCGTGCGGAACTTGTGCCTTAAAGGGTTGCTCATGCTCGTATCACCGAATGAGCTCTCAATGGACGGCGACGCCCAAGTCTGCCGCGTTTAGTTGGATAGACGAAGCCGTTTCTCTAGGAGCAATTCGAGCGCTTGttgaaggagaggaggatgcTACAGCTCCTATGAGACCGGGTACGATCTCAACGCCCCCGTCGTTGCCAATGTCAGCGTTTTCGACACCTGCCATTCATCTGGATGGACCAAGCGCCCAACAGACAGCAAGGTGGATTTACATGCAAGTTTTTCAATCAGAAGAATTTGAGTTTCTCATGAATTTCATATCCTGCGATGGGTTGAATCAGTCCTTCAATTTTTTGACTACTCCAGAAAAAGGAAGCGACGACTGGAACTTGAATGACATTTTGTCCTTCCACGACTTACTAGGTGCTGATTATGACGTCGGCAGCGACTCTGGGGGAGTCCCCGAAAAGCCAAGCCAAATCAACAAAGCTGTGGAATGGCTGTTCGATCCGCTGTTGACCCAGACCAAAGCGATCTGCAAGAAGCTCCTACACTCATCGGACACTGATGCCTGTTTGCCGAAGGGTGTCGCCCAGTCTCTCGGTGAACAATGCATTGAGTTCTTCAATCCACAGAGTCTTCGCAGGCTATTGGACATATACTGGAAGAGATGGCATTCGAATTGTCCCATCATCCACCCGTCCACATTTGAAGCCTCTCAAGCTCCGGCTGAGTTAATTATGGTCATGGCACTTATAGGTGCTTTTGTCTCTGTAGATCGTCAGGACGCCGAGAACGCGCGTAGATGGCTGGATTCAACTGAGAGGCTTATATTTATGCTGCCCTGGTTATCTCAAGAGGACGATGTCAGCCGGAATGAATTCGCTTTGACTCATGATACGAAGCTCAGACTGCTACAAGCGGCCATCTTAATAAGCGTCTTACAGACATGGGAAGGGACAGATTCCGCAAGGAAAAGAATTATGAAGCTTCGATATCCATACGTTGCCCAGGCTTCTCAAGATCTAATGCCCTCTTCGGTTGTAGTATCAATGGGTGTTGATTTAGCCACCACATTGCATCAATGGAGCGATTTCATAATCGAGGAGCAAATTATTCG TACCAAATCTTTCATATTCCTTCTTGACACGGCTTTTACCATTTTCCACAAGACTCCTCCTCGCGTCGCCATCCCAGACTTAGACTTTCCGTTCCCATATCCTGATGTCTGTTTCCATAGCCAAAACGGGAACGAATTTTTCAACTCAGTACAACAGCTAGATGCCAGATATTTGAGCTCAAGAGATGTTCATATTTATGGCACCATTCAGAATCTGTGTCATACAAACTCCACAACGAATCTCTCTCTACCTGTAATTACAGATCTAGGCGGATTCATCTTGATTTCAG CAATACATTCCATTATTTTCTGCCAACAAATGTCATGTGTATCTTCACCAAATACGACCGTGTCACTGCTGCATTCCTTAGAGAAGTGGCTTGCACTCTGGGACAGACGCTTCAACAATACTCAGGCTGGGCTTCCAATCCAGCCTTTAGCGTACGAAGACAATCAGACGGTCCGCACTGGCTTCGTACGGCATTCGCGCGAGTATTATGCCTTGGCATTAgcaaagctggagatgatcgATAGGTTTCATAGTGGCTCAGTATCTCAATTGAGTGACTCACAAGGCAACGTGAAAGATATAATATCACATGTCAAGAGCGCCTGGCCATCTCAAGTCGGGTCTGCCGCCGCTCAggttattaaataa